In Streptomyces durocortorensis, a genomic segment contains:
- a CDS encoding DUF2637 domain-containing protein has translation MSSPSTTAPPETAPTALPALIRTGVALMAVAAFALSYDALRQMAAASHIHRVLTYAFPLVIDGFIAIGVGALLVMRTAPVRSRRYVGALVGVATITSIWANVLHAVRLNQQTHRDGLTLDNITVGVISAIAPLALAGAVHFYLIVQRRPTETEPREDLRHITVDTDPERGATAMDEPMADKRDVAQAPVGQVAQSRKPNATGHAQKAIVTFEQAVEIGRTASLGRGGRVSRRKVEGAIRDKGFGVGRERLDQVKSFLQEELDQSRDATST, from the coding sequence TTGTCCTCGCCCAGCACCACCGCACCGCCCGAAACCGCACCGACAGCCCTTCCCGCCCTGATCCGCACGGGCGTCGCCCTGATGGCCGTGGCCGCCTTCGCGCTCTCCTACGACGCGCTGCGCCAGATGGCCGCCGCCAGCCACATCCACCGGGTGCTCACCTACGCCTTCCCCCTCGTGATCGACGGCTTCATCGCTATCGGCGTCGGCGCCCTCCTGGTCATGCGCACCGCGCCCGTGAGGTCCCGCCGCTATGTGGGGGCGCTGGTCGGGGTCGCCACCATCACGAGCATCTGGGCCAACGTTCTGCACGCGGTCCGCCTCAACCAGCAGACCCACCGGGACGGACTCACGCTCGACAACATCACCGTCGGCGTCATCTCCGCCATCGCCCCGCTCGCCTTGGCCGGAGCCGTTCACTTCTACCTGATCGTCCAACGCCGACCCACGGAAACGGAGCCACGAGAAGACCTCCGCCACATCACCGTGGACACCGATCCGGAACGTGGCGCGACAGCCATGGACGAGCCGATGGCCGACAAGAGGGACGTGGCTCAGGCCCCCGTCGGGCAAGTGGCTCAGTCCAGGAAGCCGAACGCCACCGGACATGCCCAGAAGGCGATCGTCACCTTCGAGCAGGCAGTCGAGATCGGACGCACCGCCTCCCTGGGACGTGGCGGGCGGGTATCCCGCCGCAAGGTCGAGGGGGCAATCCGCGACAAGGGATTCGGTGTCGGCCGCGAGCGCCTCGACCAAGTCAAGAGCTTCCTCCAGGAGGAACTCGACCAGAGCCGCGACGCCACTTCGACGTAG